One genomic region from Ovis canadensis isolate MfBH-ARS-UI-01 breed Bighorn chromosome 6, ARS-UI_OviCan_v2, whole genome shotgun sequence encodes:
- the USP53 gene encoding inactive ubiquitin carboxyl-terminal hydrolase 53 — MAWVKFLRKPGGNLGKAYQPGSMLSLAPTKGLLNEPGQNSCFLNSAVQVLWQLDIFRRSLRVLTGHVCQGDACIFCALKTIFAQFQHSREKALPSDNIRHALAESFRDEQRFQLGLMDDAAECFENILERIHFHIVPSRDADMCTSKSCITHQKFAMTLYEQCVCRSCGASSDPLPFTEFVRYISTTALCNEVERMMERHERFKPDMFAELLQAANTTDDYRKCPSNCGQKIKIRRVLMNCPEIVTIGLVWDSEHSDLTEDIVRNLATQLYLPGLFYRVTDENARNSELHLVGMICYTSRHYCAFAFHTKSSKWVFFDDANVKEVGSRWKDVVSKCIRCHFQPLLLFYANPDGTAVSTEDALRQVISWSHHKSIAENIGCEKPSISKSENSKENGFGDQTKQRENQKFQADSISSFNRSHIQTSSGRGPVKSSHSDQREKIKDISRECALKAIEQKNLLSSQRKDLERGQRKDLGRHRDLVDEDPPHFKTGSPPTLNGFRQYGNPHLYHSQGKGPCKHDRTAHQSRTSAQTLSSSKSQILASGEKITGKSKSDSGTGYDTDSSQDSRDKGSSSNGSNKSRNRGWKPMRETLNVDSIFSESEKRQQSPRHKSNISNKSKCSKDQSFNNWPKENPKQKCLMTIYEDEMKQETGSRTSLEFNGKVAEKNKALRETKVHGDNWQMQRTESGYESSDHISNGSANLDSPIIDGNGTVVDISGDKETAFFSDQIKTSNLNTERVNYTSQQSKNHLEGFKRELKNLDVVSKAHEFHPESHLQIKNPLIKRSHIHETNGKTFPSFSPEILKDHTVREHTHQSDEQKLEKSSEPKFSEWLNKEKSERTGLLFHIDDNSGSGKRGNSNEAVSPSSSRSSHMRTVGSKPETAPLIQQQNMMERCYYENSLPREPLVQSACRYDSGQMPKLVCQNAPPPLPPKKYAMTSVPQSEKNDSTPDAKGAEAFKTDSPSLLKHSPSAASEPGGDMSPYVNDERFKGTFQAKEYVGNTSNTPSSSSTKDFQADSGVAVGAFCQPETDSSSTCPNETVSLTTYFSVDNCMTDTYRLKYHQRPKLCFPESSGFCNDSSLSQNERELGPVLHSSFGSNCPSEQKQKPGIHCNR, encoded by the exons ATGGCATGGGTAAAATTCTTACGGAAACCTGGTGGCAATCTTGGAAAAGCTTATCAGCCTGGGAGTATGCTGTCCCTGGCCCCTACCAAAGGCTTGTTGAATGAACCAGGACAAAACAGCTGCTTTCTTAACAGTGCTGTACAG GTTTTATGGCAATTAGATATATTCCGAAGAAGCTTGCGGGTTCTGACTGGACATGTTTGTCAGGGAGATGCCTGCATATTTTGTGCATTGAAG ACAATATTTGCACAGTTTCAACACAGTCGAGAGAAAGCCCTCCCCTCGGATAACATAAGGCACGCCCTTGCAGAGAGCTTCAGAGACGAGCAGCGGTTTCAGCTGGGCCTGATGGACGACGCCGCAGAGTGCTTT gAAAATATACTGGAGAGGATTCATTTTCACATAGTGCCAAGCAGAGACGCAGACATGTGTACCTCTAAATCTTGTATCACTCACCAAAAGTTTGCTATGACTCTGTATGAGCAG TGTGTGTGTCGTAGCTGTGGAGCATCATCAGATCCTCTACCTTTTACAGAATTTGTACGGTACATTTCTACAACAGCCCTGTG CAATGAAGTTGAAAGAATGATGGAAAGGCATGAGCGATTTAAGCCTGATATGTTTGCAGAATTGCTGCAAGCAGCAAATACAACTGATGACTACAGGAAATGTCCT agtaactgtggccaaaaaataaaaattcggCGTGTTTTAATGAACTGCCCAGAGATTGTTACAATCGGTTTAGTCTGGGACTCTGAGCATTCTGACTTGACTGAAGATATTGTTCGGAATCTGGCAACCCAGCTTTATCTTCCTGGG cttttttaTAGAGTTACTGATGAAAATGCCAGAAATAGTGAGCTTCACCTTGTTGGCATGATTTGCTACACCAGCCGACATTACTGTGCCTTTGCTTTTCATACCAAGAGTTCCAAATGGGTATTTTTTGATGATGCAAATGTGAAAGAG gtTGGAAGTAGATGGAAAGATGTGGTCTCCAAGTGTATCCGATGCCATTTCCAgccattgcttttgttttatgcgAACCCAGATGGCACAGCAGTTTCCACTGAAGATGCACTCAGGCAGGTCATCAGCTGGTCACATCATAAATCTATTGCAGAAAATATAG GATGTGAAAAGCCCTCGATTTCTAAGtcagaaaattcaaaagaaaatggaTTTGGTGATCAGACAAAACAGAGGGAAAATCAGAAATTTCAAGCAGATAGCATTTCATCATTTAATCGGAGCCACATTCAAACAAGTAGCGGTAGAGGACCAg ttaagtcAAGTCACAGtgatcaaagggaaaaaataaaagacatttccaGAGAATGTGCTCTAAAAGCCATTGAACAGAAAAACTTACTTTCCTCACAAAGGAAAGATTTGGAGAGGGGACAGAGAAAAGATTTGGGTAGACATAGAG atttggtTGATGAAGACCCTCCACATTTCAAGACTGGATCACCTCCTACCCTAAATGGCTTTAGACAGTATGGGAATCCACATCTATATCATAGTCAAGGGAAAGGACCATGTAAGCATGACCGAACTGCCCATCAGAGTCGAACTTCTGCACAAACCTTAAGTTCAAGTAAATCCCAGATTCTTGCTTCAGGAGAGAAAATAACTGGCAAAAGTAAGAGTGACAGTGGTACCGGGTATGATACAGACAGTAGCCAAGATTCTCGCGATAAAGGAAGCAGCTCTAATGGCAGCAATAAAAGCCGAAACCGAGGGTGGAAACCTATGAGAGAAACATTAAATGTTGATAGCatttttagtgaaagtgaaaaaaggcaGCAGAGTCCACGGCATAAATCAAACATCAGTAACAAGTCTAAATGTAGCAAAGATCAGAGTTTTAACAACTGGCCGAAAGAGAATCCAAAGCAAAAGTGTTTAATGACTATATATGAAGATGAAATGAAGCAAGAAACGGGAAGCAGGACTTCCCTTGAATTTAATGGAAAAGTAGCAGAGAAAAACAAAGCCCTCAGAGAAACTAAAGTTCATGGTGACAACTGGCAGATGCAAAGGACAGAGTCTGGATATGAAAGCAGTGATCATATCAGTAATGGCTCTGCTAATTTGGACTCGCCTATTATTGATGGAAATGGTACCGTGGTGGATATCAGTGGTGATAAAGAAACCGCATTTTTCAG tgaTCAGATTAAGACAAGCAACCTAAACACAGAACGTGTGAACTATACCTCCCAACAGAGCAAAAATCACTTAGaag GCTTTAAAAGAGAACTCAAGAACTTAGATGTAGTCTCTAAAGCTCATGAGTTCCACCCAGAATCGCACCTACAAATAAAAAATCCTTTGATAAAAAG gtcaCATATACATGAAACCAATGGAAAGACATTCCCTTCATTCAGTCCAGAAATACTCAAGGACCACACAGTCAGAGAGCATACCCACCAGTCAGATGAACAGAAACTTGAAAAATCAAGTGAACCCAAGTTTTCTGAGTGGCTTAATAAAGAAAAGTCTGAGAGAACAGGTTTGCTTTTTCACATTGACGATAACTCTGGTTCTGGAAAGAGAGGGAACAGTAATGAAGCAGTCTCACCATCTTCATCACGGTCTTCACACATGAGAACTGTGGGGTCAAAGCCAGAAACCGCTCCCCTCATCCAGCAGCAAAATATGATGGAACGATGTTACTATGAGAACTCTCTACCCAGGGAACCTCTGGTTCAGTCAGCCTGTAGATATGACAGTGGTCAGATGCCAAAACTTGTTTGCCAGAATGCACCACCCCCTCTGCCACCAAAGAAATATGCCATGACCAGTGTGCCGCAGTCAGAGAAAAATGATTCTACTCCTGATGCCAAAGGAGCAGAGGCGTTTAAGACTGACTCTCCTAGTCTTCTGAAGCACAGTCCAAGTGCAGCCTCAGAGCCAGGCGGAGACATGAGTCCGTATGTGAATGATGAAAGATTTAAGGGTACATTTCAAGCCAAAGAGTATGTCGGCAACACATCAAACACCCCATCCAGCTCTTCAACGAAAGATTTTCAGGCAGACTCGGGTGTAGCTGTTGGTGCTTTCTGCCAGCCAGAAACAGACTCTAGTTCTACATGTCCAAATGAGACAGTTTCATTAACTACCTATTTTTCGGTTGATAACTGCATGACTgatacatatagactgaaatACCATCAGAGGCCCAAGCTTTGCTTTCCAGAGAGCAGTGGCTTTTGTAATGATAGTTCACTGTCTCAGAATGAAAGAGAGCTAGGACCTGTGTTACATAGTAGTTTTGGTTCAAACTGCCCTTCTGAGCAAAAACAGAAACCTGGTATTCACTGTAATAGATAA